One stretch of Manis pentadactyla isolate mManPen7 chromosome 10, mManPen7.hap1, whole genome shotgun sequence DNA includes these proteins:
- the DECR2 gene encoding LOW QUALITY PROTEIN: peroxisomal 2,4-dienoyl-CoA reductase [(3E)-enoyl-CoA-producing] (The sequence of the model RefSeq protein was modified relative to this genomic sequence to represent the inferred CDS: inserted 1 base in 1 codon; deleted 2 bases in 1 codon), translating to MSRSLSLSSLDSNYLGVAGNFLCPTSVLSFNAFKTVMDIDALGXRVLYERFFRVRVLWAGDHGRVIVSITATLGTRGQVLQAHAGSAKAAVDAMTRHLAVKWGPQNIRVNSLAPGPISGTEGFRRLGGSRASMSVEVLGSDLRRLGDKTEVAHSAPYPGSPLASDQRGAMLVVAGGAGLTFPNDVKLLEGFAPSAKL from the exons ATGTCCAGGTCTCTCTCCCTGTCCAGCCTGGACTCTAACTACCTAG GTGTGGCTGGAAACTTCCTGTGCCCCACTAGCGTGTTGTCCTTCAATGCCTTCAAGACTGTGATGGACATCGACGCCTTGG CTCGGGTGCTTTACGAGAGGTTCTTCCGGGTGCGTGTCCTCTGGGCCGGG GACCACGGACGGGTGATCGTGAGCATCACCGCGACCCTGGGTACCCGGGGGCAGGTGCTCCAAGCGCACGCAGGCTCTGCCAAGGCGGCTGTGG ATGCGATGACGAGGCACTTGGCTGTGAAGTGGGGTCCCCAGAACATCCGTGTCAACAGCCTTGCTCCAGGCCCCATCAGTGGCACAGAGGGGTTCCGGCGGCT GGGCGGCTCCCGGGCCAGCATGAGCGTGGAGGTCCTGGGCAGCGACCTGCGGAGGCTAGGGGACAAGACGGAGGTCGCCCACAGCGCCCCCTACCCGGGCAGCCCTTTGGCATCCGACCAGAGGGGCGCCATGCTGGTGGTTGCCGGCGGGGCTGGGCTGACGTTCCCCAATGACGTCAAGTTGCTGGAGGGTTTTGCACCCTCTGCTAAGCTCTAG